Proteins co-encoded in one Bacillus paramycoides genomic window:
- a CDS encoding DUF3963 domain-containing protein codes for MNKKRIFELFIVAFIFLFLHVSTYTNEKFNDKLGSFTFIVLLPMLSIYSVFIEKYFDDIQKWIRNITFCFALLVVVLVALWIGYF; via the coding sequence TTGAATAAAAAAAGGATATTTGAGCTATTCATAGTAGCGTTTATTTTTCTATTCCTTCATGTAAGCACATATACCAATGAAAAATTTAACGATAAATTGGGATCCTTTACTTTCATTGTGCTACTTCCTATGCTTTCTATTTACAGCGTATTTATAGAAAAGTATTTTGATGATATACAAAAGTGGATTCGAAATATCACATTTTGTTTTGCTTTGTTAGTAGTAGTTTTAGTAGCTCTATGGATAGGATATTTTTAG
- a CDS encoding helix-turn-helix transcriptional regulator translates to MKKVERINTIMRYINNRSHFTITEIIREFNISRSTAIRDIREIEAMGMPLVAEVGRTGGYFVMHNSILPVVHFTDNEVKALFIAFMATRNQQLPYLKSRQSLAEKLLGLISETQQDDLVLLNQLLLFEGTNPHNPDLLELSDLPHPMLEKLIQILLLDRHLLITVKEEKIKSYPIYLLHLYQEKSHWIIEGFDLKEEKKLMFPVDDLINIEPYTTKKRLNTKKILEKLNKKDEVMNLVLELGPKAIAQFKKYHPFKVSISYTNPYQTTAILKTFIDVHNSDEVTEMTNWLLFLGKDLTIKEMPEEVLNDFQERLCLYSP, encoded by the coding sequence ATGAAAAAAGTTGAACGTATTAATACAATCATGCGTTATATCAACAATCGCTCCCACTTTACAATTACTGAAATCATACGAGAATTTAACATATCACGATCGACAGCTATTAGAGACATTAGAGAAATTGAAGCTATGGGCATGCCACTTGTTGCTGAAGTTGGGAGAACTGGTGGATATTTTGTTATGCATAACTCTATCCTGCCCGTTGTTCACTTTACTGATAATGAAGTGAAAGCTCTTTTTATTGCCTTTATGGCTACAAGAAATCAACAACTTCCCTATTTAAAAAGTCGCCAGTCTTTAGCCGAAAAACTACTAGGACTCATCTCCGAAACTCAGCAAGATGACCTTGTTCTTTTAAATCAACTCTTGCTTTTTGAAGGGACTAACCCTCATAATCCCGATTTACTTGAGCTTTCTGACCTCCCCCACCCTATGTTAGAAAAACTCATTCAAATCCTTCTTTTGGATAGACATTTATTGATTACTGTCAAAGAAGAAAAAATCAAGTCTTATCCAATTTACCTATTACACCTTTATCAAGAAAAAAGCCATTGGATCATTGAAGGATTTGACTTAAAAGAAGAAAAGAAGCTGATGTTTCCTGTCGATGACCTCATTAATATCGAACCGTACACAACGAAAAAGAGGTTAAATACGAAAAAGATTTTAGAAAAACTCAATAAAAAGGACGAGGTAATGAACCTTGTACTTGAACTTGGCCCAAAAGCAATAGCCCAGTTCAAAAAATACCACCCTTTCAAAGTTTCAATTTCTTATACAAACCCTTACCAAACTACAGCCATTTTAAAAACATTTATCGATGTTCACAATTCCGATGAAGTGACAGAGATGACAAATTGGCTACTTTTCTTAGGGAAAGATCTTACAATCAAGGAAATGCCCGAAGAAGTATTAAACGATTTCCAAGAGAGGTTATGTTTATATTCACCATAA
- a CDS encoding ABC transporter permease, translating into MKSKTGVLLGRLMRNIMRSPDTIITVAITPIMMMLLFVYVFGGAIKTGTDNYVNYLLPGILLMAIASGVAYTSVRLFTDVKSGLMARFITMPIKRSSILWAHVLTSLVANALTIVVVILVALLMGFRSSANMLEWLAVVGILGTFTLALTWLAIIPGLKAKSMEGATAYSYPLIFLPFISSAFVPTETMPKIVRAFAENQPVTSIVNAIRALLYEGTVGNDIWIALAWCVGIMIISYFFASKAFKRQLG; encoded by the coding sequence ATGAAAAGCAAAACAGGGGTATTACTAGGGCGCTTAATGCGTAATATTATGCGTAGTCCGGATACAATTATTACAGTAGCGATTACACCAATTATGATGATGCTATTGTTTGTCTACGTGTTTGGCGGGGCGATAAAGACAGGAACGGATAACTACGTTAATTATTTATTGCCAGGAATTTTGCTAATGGCTATCGCATCCGGTGTGGCTTACACTTCTGTGCGATTATTTACGGATGTAAAGAGTGGGCTAATGGCACGTTTTATTACGATGCCAATTAAGCGCTCATCGATATTGTGGGCTCACGTTTTAACCTCTCTTGTTGCGAATGCTCTTACTATCGTAGTGGTTATACTTGTTGCGCTCTTAATGGGCTTCCGTTCCAGTGCTAATATGCTAGAATGGCTTGCAGTAGTTGGGATACTAGGAACGTTTACGCTAGCGCTCACATGGCTAGCTATCATTCCAGGGCTGAAAGCGAAGTCTATGGAGGGAGCGACAGCGTACTCGTACCCACTAATTTTTCTACCATTTATTAGTTCAGCTTTTGTACCTACTGAAACGATGCCAAAAATTGTTCGTGCATTTGCAGAGAATCAGCCTGTAACTTCAATTGTAAATGCCATTCGTGCCCTTTTATATGAAGGGACTGTTGGCAACGATATTTGGATTGCGCTTGCTTGGTGCGTAGGAATCATGATTATCTCGTACTTTTTTGCTAGTAAAGCATTTAAACGTCAGTTAGGGTAA
- a CDS encoding GyrI-like domain-containing protein, with amino-acid sequence MKNYTIEEKDSFIVLGIGTEIKSDYTDFAGINKEKEDFWSAVKEDGRLDTLKALATNEYIFSVSEAVNNKMMYYAGVMTEAQIEEASRVIQFPKGEYLVVKGEDKTAEELSNKLTDIAFGQVLPDAKDFAYVGGPNTTVEMGQRDGLVFGEMWIPVVRK; translated from the coding sequence ATGAAAAATTATACGATTGAAGAAAAAGATAGCTTTATTGTGTTAGGTATTGGAACTGAAATTAAGAGTGACTATACAGACTTTGCTGGAATCAATAAAGAAAAGGAAGACTTTTGGTCGGCTGTTAAAGAAGATGGAAGGCTGGATACTTTAAAGGCTCTAGCTACAAATGAATACATTTTTTCTGTGAGTGAAGCGGTGAATAACAAGATGATGTATTATGCTGGTGTTATGACAGAGGCACAAATAGAAGAAGCATCTAGAGTAATCCAGTTTCCGAAGGGAGAATACTTAGTAGTGAAAGGGGAAGACAAAACGGCTGAAGAGCTAAGCAATAAGCTGACTGACATTGCCTTCGGTCAAGTTTTACCAGATGCAAAAGATTTTGCCTATGTTGGTGGGCCGAATACAACGGTTGAGATGGGACAGAGAGACGGCTTAGTATTTGGTGAAATGTGGATTCCAGTTGTTAGGAAGTAA
- a CDS encoding DUF805 domain-containing protein produces MKWYLYALKNYAKFSGRATRKEYWIFTLVNKVTFWSLIYFASYSPSVFYLRANITLLYIAIFIVPTLAVEARRLHDSGKTGWWQLLNLVPFGGAVLLVFCIIESDEGENKYGPNPHSNLKQAI; encoded by the coding sequence ATGAAATGGTATTTATATGCTCTCAAAAACTATGCCAAATTTAGTGGGAGAGCAACGAGAAAAGAGTACTGGATTTTTACTTTAGTTAATAAGGTTACGTTTTGGTCATTAATATATTTTGCCTCATATTCTCCGTCTGTCTTCTATTTAAGAGCCAATATTACTTTGCTATATATAGCAATTTTTATCGTTCCTACTCTGGCAGTGGAAGCTCGTCGATTACATGATAGTGGAAAAACCGGATGGTGGCAGCTATTAAATTTGGTGCCATTTGGAGGAGCGGTTCTACTTGTGTTTTGTATCATTGAAAGTGACGAAGGCGAGAATAAGTATGGACCAAATCCACATTCAAATCTGAAACAAGCAATTTAA